A stretch of Janibacter endophyticus DNA encodes these proteins:
- a CDS encoding carbon-nitrogen hydrolase family protein produces MPDLLRVAGVQVESTEDPADNLGLVRDGIRRAGDLGARLVVFPEATMAPFTRRLDTAAEPLDGPFADGVRAAAQEHGVVAVVGMFTPADEVETDRGPRRRVHNTLLLTGAGVEEATYRKIHLFDAFTTRESDTVAPGEEVVTAKVDGWTVGLATCFDVRFPDLFTELGRGGSELVVLPASWGDGPGKAEQWDLLVQARAHDAQAWLLAVGQAWTPRSTEGPFGIGRSALADPTGAVRSRLDAGPGILLADIDRDKVAETRQRVPIL; encoded by the coding sequence GTGCCTGACCTGCTGCGTGTCGCGGGCGTCCAGGTCGAGAGCACCGAGGACCCCGCGGACAACCTCGGCCTCGTCCGCGACGGCATCCGGCGCGCGGGCGACCTCGGCGCCCGTCTCGTCGTCTTCCCCGAGGCGACGATGGCCCCCTTCACCCGACGGCTCGACACGGCCGCCGAGCCGCTCGACGGTCCCTTCGCCGACGGGGTGCGGGCCGCGGCCCAGGAGCACGGGGTCGTCGCCGTCGTCGGGATGTTCACCCCGGCCGACGAGGTCGAGACCGACCGCGGCCCGCGGCGCCGGGTGCACAACACCCTGCTGCTCACCGGCGCCGGGGTCGAGGAGGCGACGTACCGCAAGATCCACCTCTTCGACGCCTTCACGACGCGGGAGTCCGACACGGTGGCGCCGGGGGAGGAGGTCGTCACCGCGAAGGTCGACGGCTGGACGGTCGGCCTGGCCACCTGCTTCGACGTCCGCTTCCCCGACCTCTTCACCGAGCTGGGCCGTGGCGGCAGCGAGCTCGTCGTGCTGCCGGCCTCGTGGGGCGACGGGCCCGGCAAGGCCGAGCAGTGGGACCTGCTGGTCCAGGCCCGCGCCCACGACGCTCAGGCGTGGCTGCTCGCCGTCGGTCAGGCCTGGACCCCGCGCTCGACCGAGGGGCCCTTCGGCATCGGCCGCTCCGCGCTCGCCGATCCGACGGGGGCGGTCCGCAGCCGCCTCGACGCCGGACCCGGCATCCTGCTCGCGGACATCGACCGCGACAAGGTCGCCGAGACCCGTCAGCGCGTCCCCATCCTCTGA